One window of Apium graveolens cultivar Ventura unplaced genomic scaffold, ASM990537v1 ctg7984, whole genome shotgun sequence genomic DNA carries:
- the LOC141704569 gene encoding uncharacterized protein LOC141704569 yields the protein MTRNVSGNKFAKSDFKKSASGSENKGKSQFKKGNMECTHCHGTNHTRDRCFHLIGFPPRNKPNINKFSRFSNVSGSKMISQLNSGADDENNIAKAPMKRVMGMGKLHGNLFKLVLPTLTSTADSSHHTVNAYSSSQLKSKAGLLSQLWHDRMGHSPVSSHGILHQMSCVHSPQQNGRAERKYKHLLAVARALKFRASLPIHLWGYSEIALFPLDTPFTEDINTSHFSSQPNSESRPITTSSHIHTDSNNSLISGETSPYTESALIITNSSETIVPPTVTSFPATLNPPVRPTRVKSIPHKFKDFTDLPNFLSNSTNCTVNYPLQSVDSITHLGSTYQKFVANSMKIMEPTTYRQVKYQADGNVDRYKARLVAKGFTQTQGIVFFQTFAPVAKMATVRVILSLASMQNWVLHQLDITNAFLHICKLIKSLYGLRQAPREWFTKFSDALLEYGYIQSKADSSLFVFHTSSTFTALLVYVNDIVLTGSCESSIKAVKDFLQSRFKPKDLGHLHYFLGIEIATSSKGIYLQKRKYALSLIHQAGLLAAKPSKITLAAQHNLHHLSGFPLSDGTPYRHLVDQLIHLTITRPELSYPVSILSQFLAKPTDIHLQTALKLIKYLKQSPG from the exons ATGACTAGAAATGTGTCTGGTAACAAATTTGCAAAGTCTGATTTCAAGAAGTCTGCATCTGGTTCAGAGAATAAAGGAAAATCACAGTTTAAGAAAGGAAATATGGAGTGCACTCATTGTCATGGAACAAACCATACAAGAGATAGGTGTTTCCATCTGATAGGATTTCCACCAAGGAATAAACCTAACATCAATAAATTCTCCAGGTTCTCTAATGTTTCAGGCAGCAAGATGATATCTCAACTTAACAGTGGAGCTGATGATGAAAATAATATAGCAAAG GCCCCTATGAAGAGGGTGATGGGGATGGGTAAACTTCATGGCAATCTCTTCAAGCTTGTTCTTCCTACTTTGACATCTACTGCTGATTCAAGTCATCATACTGTCAATGCTTACTCTTCTTCTCAACTCAAGTCTAAAGCTGGTTTACTGAGCCAGTTATGGCATGATAGAATGGGGCATTCCCCTGTATCT AGTCATGGTATTTTACATCAGATGTCATGTGTTCACtcccctcagcaaaatggtagAGCTGAAAGGAAATATAAACATTTACTTGCAGTAGCAAGGGCCCTTAAATTTAGAGCATCTCTTCCAATTCACTTGTGGGGATATT CAGAAATTGCATTATTTCCTTTAGACACTCCATTCACTGAGGATATTAACACCTCCCATTTCAGTTCTCAGCCAAATTCTGAGTCTCGTCCTATTACTACATCTAGTCATATTCATACAGATTCTAATAATTCACTTATTTCTGGAGAAACATCACCCTATACTGAATCTGCTCTTATTATAACCAATTCTTCTGAGACTATTGTACCTCCTACAGTTACTTCCTTCCCTGCTACATTAAATCCTCCAGTTAGACCAACAAGAGTGAAATCTATACCTcataaattcaaggattttacAGATCTTCCCAATTTTTTGTCTAATTCTACAAACTGCACTGTTAATTACCCTTTACAGTCAGTAGACTCTATAACTCATCTTGGTTCCACTTATCAGAAGTTTGTAGCTAATTCCATGAAAATTATGGAACCTACTACCTATAGACAG GTCAAATATCAAGCAGATGGGAATGTTGATAGATATAAAGCCAGACTAGTGGCCAAAGGGTTCACCCAAACTCAAGGGATTGTTTTCTTTCAGACCTTTGCACCTGTTGCCAAGATGGCTACTGTTAGAGTTATTCTTTCTTTGGCTTCTATGCAAAATTGGGTCCTGCATCAACTAGACATTACAAATGCTTTTCTTCACA TCTGCAAACTGATCAAATCTCTCTATGGTTTACGACAAGCACCTAGAGAGTGGTTTACCAAATTTTCTGATGCTCTATTAGAATATGGGTATATCCAATCAAAGGCTGATAGTTCCCTATTTGTTTTTCACACATCCTCTACATTTACTGCATTGCTTGTCTATGTTAATGACATAGTTCTTACAGGATCTTGTGAGTCATCTATTAAGGCTGTCAAAGATTTCTTACAGTCTAGATTTAAGCCTAAAGATCTTGGACATCTACATTATTTTCTTGGAATAGAAATAGCTACATCCAGTAAGGGTATCTATCTACAAAAAAGGAAATATGCACTCAGTCTTATTCATCAAGCAGGTTTACTAGCTGCAAAACCTAGTAAAATCACACTAGCTGCTCAGCACAATCTTCATCATCTGTCTGGTTTCCCTCTTTCTGATGGAACTCCATATAGGCATCTGGTTGATCAACTGATACATCTTACTATCACCAGACCTGAACTTTCTTACCCTGTGAGTATACTTAGCCAATTTCTGGCTAAACCAACTGACATTCACTTGCAAACAGCCCTTAAACTAATCAAATATCTCAAACAATCACCTGGTTAA